The following are encoded together in the Blautia obeum ATCC 29174 genome:
- the rfbG gene encoding CDP-glucose 4,6-dehydratase — protein sequence MNEFNLNFYKGKKVLVTGHTGFKGTWLCRILQELGAEVTGYSQKPPTDPSIFTLTDLESQIHSVIGDIRDLEHMIQVFKETQPEIVFHLAAQPIVRESYKNPVNTYETNVMGTVNVLEAVRQCGSVRSFLNVTTDKVYKNNEWEWGYRETDELDGYDPYSNSKSCSELVTHSYEKSFLKDMDIAVSTARAGNVIGGGDFAADRIIPDCVRAVSGGKKIAVRNPHSTRPYQHVLEPLGAYLLIAEEQYQDSRKAGSYNVGPDDRSCLTTGELADLFCTAWGNGAAWENLCQGGPHEANFLKLDCSRIRNRLGWKPRWQVDEAVVNTAKWYQAWLAGQNMAEYTDCQIKEYFGI from the coding sequence ATGAATGAATTCAATCTAAATTTTTATAAAGGGAAGAAAGTTCTGGTGACAGGACATACCGGATTTAAGGGGACATGGCTCTGCAGGATACTTCAGGAGTTGGGAGCGGAAGTGACCGGATATTCTCAGAAGCCACCGACAGATCCATCAATATTCACGCTGACAGATCTGGAAAGTCAGATCCATTCTGTGATCGGAGACATTCGTGATCTGGAGCATATGATACAGGTGTTTAAAGAAACACAGCCGGAGATTGTCTTTCATCTGGCGGCACAGCCGATCGTAAGGGAATCTTACAAAAATCCGGTAAATACTTATGAGACAAATGTTATGGGGACGGTCAATGTACTGGAAGCAGTAAGGCAGTGTGGAAGCGTCCGCTCTTTTTTGAATGTAACAACAGATAAAGTTTATAAGAATAATGAATGGGAATGGGGGTATCGCGAAACGGATGAACTGGATGGCTACGATCCGTATTCCAATAGCAAATCCTGCTCAGAACTTGTAACACACAGTTATGAGAAATCTTTCTTGAAAGACATGGATATTGCAGTATCAACTGCGCGTGCCGGTAATGTGATCGGAGGCGGTGATTTTGCAGCAGACCGTATCATTCCGGACTGTGTGCGTGCTGTTTCCGGTGGAAAAAAGATTGCAGTTCGGAATCCACATTCTACCAGACCATATCAGCATGTACTGGAACCATTGGGCGCGTATCTTCTGATCGCGGAAGAACAGTATCAGGACAGCCGGAAGGCAGGATCTTATAATGTAGGACCAGATGACAGAAGCTGTCTGACCACCGGGGAACTTGCAGACCTGTTCTGCACAGCATGGGGAAATGGGGCAGCATGGGAAAATCTCTGTCAGGGAGGTCCTCATGAGGCAAATTTCCTCAAACTGGATTGTTCCCGTATTCGAAACCGGCTGGGCTGGAAACCTCGCTGGCAGGTGGATGAAGCAGTAGTCAACACTGCAAAATGGTATCAGGCATGGCTTGCCGGTCAGAATATGGCAGAATATACGGACTGTCAGATCAAAGAATATTTTGGAATATAA
- the rfbH gene encoding lipopolysaccharide biosynthesis protein RfbH, whose amino-acid sequence MFEEMTEQQAREQILEMTRNYCEKYHNKKKPYQKGDRIPYASRVYDAEEMVNLVDSSLEFWLTAGRYTDEFEHAFAKYLGVRYCSLVNSGSSANLLAFMTLTSPLLKERQILPGDEVITVAAGFPTTVSPMIQYGAVPVFVDVTIPQYNIDPSLLEAAWSPKTKAVMLAHTLGNPFDLKAVREFCDNHNLWLIEDNCDALGSVYTINGEEKLTGTIGDIGTSSFYPPHHMTMGEGGAVYTDDPLLNRIARSFRDWGRDCICAPGQDNLCGHRFDRQYGELPVGYDHKYVYSHFGYNLKATDMQAAVGCAQLRKFPSFVERRIHNFNYLKEALKGTEDKLILPEACANSKPSWFGFLITCKEGVDRNKLVQEIESRGVQTRMLFAGNLTKHPCFDQMRVSGKGYRIAGSLENTDRIMKDTFWIGVYPGMTDEMLQAMADAIKDALN is encoded by the coding sequence ATGTTTGAAGAAATGACAGAACAGCAGGCCAGAGAGCAGATTCTGGAAATGACAAGAAATTATTGTGAAAAATACCATAACAAAAAGAAACCATATCAGAAAGGTGACCGTATTCCGTATGCGTCCAGGGTTTATGATGCAGAAGAAATGGTAAATCTTGTGGACAGTTCCCTTGAATTCTGGCTTACTGCAGGACGTTATACAGATGAGTTTGAACATGCATTTGCAAAATATCTCGGTGTTCGTTACTGTTCCCTGGTAAATTCCGGTTCCTCTGCAAATCTGCTCGCATTTATGACACTTACATCTCCGCTTCTGAAAGAACGACAGATTCTTCCGGGGGATGAAGTGATCACCGTTGCGGCCGGATTTCCGACTACAGTTTCTCCGATGATCCAGTACGGTGCGGTACCGGTATTTGTTGATGTAACGATTCCACAGTACAATATTGATCCATCTCTTCTGGAAGCCGCATGGTCTCCGAAGACAAAAGCGGTCATGCTTGCTCATACACTTGGAAACCCATTTGACCTGAAAGCAGTTAGAGAATTCTGTGATAATCATAATCTGTGGCTGATCGAAGATAACTGTGATGCACTTGGATCTGTTTATACGATCAACGGGGAAGAGAAACTGACCGGAACGATCGGAGATATCGGAACTTCCAGTTTTTATCCACCGCATCATATGACAATGGGAGAAGGCGGTGCTGTTTATACAGATGATCCGCTCCTGAACAGAATCGCACGTTCGTTCAGAGACTGGGGAAGAGACTGTATTTGTGCACCGGGACAGGATAATCTCTGCGGACATCGTTTTGACCGTCAGTATGGAGAACTTCCGGTTGGGTATGATCACAAATATGTATACTCTCATTTTGGATATAACCTCAAGGCAACAGATATGCAGGCTGCTGTCGGATGTGCGCAGCTCAGAAAATTCCCGTCTTTTGTGGAAAGAAGAATCCACAACTTTAATTATCTGAAAGAAGCACTGAAAGGTACAGAGGATAAACTGATCCTTCCGGAGGCATGTGCAAATTCAAAACCGAGCTGGTTTGGATTCCTGATCACATGCAAGGAAGGCGTAGACAGAAACAAACTGGTACAGGAGATTGAATCCAGAGGTGTACAGACACGTATGCTGTTTGCCGGTAATCTGACAAAACATCCATGCTTTGATCAGATGCGTGTTTCCGGAAAAGGATATCGTATTGCGGGAAGTCTGGAAAATACGGACCGTATTATGAAAGACACCTTCTGGATCGGTGTATATCCGGGAATGACAGATGAAATGCTGCAGGCGATGGCAGATGCGATCAAGGATGCATTAAACTGA
- a CDS encoding phenylacetate--CoA ligase family protein: MILDERLRWMGFWMLDKMKGGKTREYYDQIRYAWKEGSSVEETEKRIQNLIAHAVKTTDFYKDYPETCSLEDLPVVNKDTFRQQYDRFVSSTYKDAPDNRVMCTSGSTGTPLRMIQNRDKIRHNTAGGIFLGAAAGYYIGMKEAFIRVWVNNVRKSKFQLLQENLIMMDSSRMDEKALEEMFHVIEKKKVKCLVGYSSALGELSEYIRKTGRDCSRCVVKAIIPISETMPEPVRRTLEKQFNCPVRAWYSNEENGIMGLQNREDEGYHIDTETYYYEILKMDSDEPAEPGELGRIVITDLFNYAFPILRYDNGDTAVAARKEKNGRFKLYLSELYGRRSDLIYDCEGKAVTPYIITNNLWDIQGVKQYRFIQEDVRDYTIWLNGDPEAMDREEILRRIRPYLGEEARIKVEIVDEIPVLASGKRKYIENRCEKYQQHKGFCG, encoded by the coding sequence ATGATTTTAGATGAAAGACTTCGCTGGATGGGGTTCTGGATGCTGGACAAAATGAAAGGTGGAAAGACCAGAGAATATTATGACCAGATTCGTTATGCCTGGAAAGAAGGCAGCTCTGTTGAGGAGACAGAGAAGAGAATCCAGAATCTGATCGCGCATGCAGTTAAGACTACTGATTTTTATAAAGATTATCCGGAAACCTGTTCTCTTGAGGATCTTCCGGTGGTAAATAAAGATACCTTCCGACAGCAGTATGACCGTTTTGTATCTTCCACATATAAAGATGCACCAGATAACCGGGTAATGTGTACCAGTGGATCGACAGGAACTCCACTCAGAATGATCCAGAATCGTGACAAGATCCGTCATAATACAGCGGGTGGGATTTTTCTCGGAGCGGCAGCCGGATATTATATTGGAATGAAGGAAGCATTTATCCGGGTATGGGTAAATAATGTACGCAAAAGCAAATTTCAGCTTCTGCAGGAAAATCTGATCATGATGGACAGTTCCAGAATGGATGAAAAAGCTCTGGAAGAAATGTTTCATGTGATCGAGAAGAAAAAAGTCAAATGTCTGGTAGGATATTCTTCTGCCCTTGGAGAACTGAGTGAATATATCAGAAAAACAGGAAGAGACTGCAGCAGATGTGTAGTGAAAGCAATTATTCCGATTTCGGAGACAATGCCGGAACCGGTAAGAAGAACTCTGGAAAAACAGTTCAACTGTCCGGTGCGGGCATGGTATTCCAATGAAGAAAACGGAATCATGGGCCTTCAGAACAGGGAAGATGAAGGGTATCATATTGATACAGAAACCTATTATTATGAGATCCTGAAGATGGATTCTGATGAACCGGCAGAACCTGGAGAACTGGGAAGAATCGTGATCACAGATCTTTTTAACTATGCATTTCCGATCCTGCGTTATGACAATGGAGACACGGCAGTTGCGGCCCGGAAAGAAAAAAACGGTCGTTTTAAACTTTATCTTTCAGAACTTTACGGACGACGGAGCGACCTGATCTATGACTGTGAAGGCAAAGCGGTCACGCCGTATATTATTACCAATAATCTGTGGGACATTCAGGGAGTAAAGCAGTATCGATTTATTCAGGAAGATGTCAGAGATTATACGATCTGGCTGAATGGTGATCCGGAAGCAATGGATCGGGAGGAAATCCTGCGTCGTATTCGACCGTATCTGGGAGAGGAAGCCCGCATTAAAGTGGAAATCGTTGATGAGATTCCGGTGCTTGCTTCCGGAAAAAGAAAATACATAGAAAACCGATGTGAAAAATATCAGCAGCATAAAGGATTCTGTGGGTAA
- a CDS encoding lipopolysaccharide biosynthesis protein — MEGREQKKGIAVNTLYTMGGLLFMNAVLQIVITPLLNRMMGAEQLGGLLYITGLVAIICPSIGQALNNSRLVVRRDFDVTNGDYDWLLLGFGLIGSIVALFMSGKSLESPLMAAGVFLMFMLTVFRYYGDVEYRLNLNYRRYFIYYFLIGIGYLAGFGIYRLTGQWVWIYLIGEAAALALVGVTGNIFHQFFRRSEFFTTALGRGFFLTLSYLITNTTMNMDRLVIKQILGNEQVTQYYVVSLIGKTLVLLIAPINTIVISYLTKRKERLTRSQFGKAVLAGGGVSLVFFVACQIGTPLFVWLFYRNLYESVKGIVTVVNLAQILGLFSAFLFILVLTFTDERWQLWIQLTHFCILLVSSVLAARTYGMMGFAVASLGANSLRVAAVVILGIVKAGKDKGDRNADR; from the coding sequence TTGGAAGGCAGAGAACAGAAAAAAGGTATTGCGGTAAATACCCTGTATACGATGGGCGGTCTGCTTTTTATGAATGCAGTGCTCCAGATTGTGATCACTCCGCTTCTTAACAGAATGATGGGAGCAGAACAGCTTGGCGGTCTTTTGTACATTACAGGACTTGTTGCGATCATATGTCCGTCTATCGGGCAGGCTCTGAATAATAGCCGTCTTGTAGTAAGACGGGATTTTGATGTGACCAATGGGGACTATGACTGGCTTCTGCTTGGCTTTGGACTGATCGGAAGTATTGTTGCACTGTTTATGTCCGGCAAAAGCCTGGAAAGTCCGTTGATGGCAGCTGGCGTTTTCCTGATGTTTATGCTGACTGTATTCCGCTATTATGGTGATGTGGAATATCGTCTGAATCTGAACTACCGGAGATATTTTATTTACTATTTTTTGATCGGAATCGGATATCTTGCCGGATTTGGTATATATCGCCTAACCGGACAATGGGTGTGGATCTATCTGATCGGTGAAGCCGCGGCACTGGCTTTGGTCGGTGTTACCGGAAATATTTTTCATCAGTTTTTCAGAAGAAGCGAATTTTTTACGACGGCACTCGGTCGAGGCTTTTTTCTTACGTTATCGTATCTTATTACCAATACGACAATGAATATGGATCGCCTTGTGATCAAACAGATCCTCGGTAATGAACAGGTCACACAGTATTATGTTGTTTCGCTGATCGGAAAGACGCTGGTACTTCTGATCGCGCCAATTAATACGATCGTGATCTCTTATCTTACAAAAAGAAAAGAACGACTGACGCGTTCACAGTTTGGAAAGGCTGTTCTTGCCGGAGGCGGTGTAAGTCTTGTTTTTTTTGTGGCCTGTCAGATCGGAACACCACTTTTTGTGTGGCTGTTTTACAGAAATCTTTATGAGTCAGTAAAAGGGATCGTAACGGTTGTGAATCTTGCGCAGATTCTTGGGCTGTTTTCTGCATTTTTGTTTATACTCGTTCTGACGTTTACAGATGAACGGTGGCAGTTGTGGATTCAGCTTACACATTTTTGTATTTTGCTCGTGTCATCAGTACTTGCGGCACGCACATATGGAATGATGGGATTTGCTGTTGCTTCACTTGGAGCCAATAGTCTCCGTGTTGCAGCAGTAGTGATTCTGGGTATTGTGAAAGCAGGAAAGGATAAAGGAGACAGAAATGCAGACAGGTGA
- a CDS encoding phenylacetate--CoA ligase family protein, whose amino-acid sequence MQTGEVLRREVFNLLDAAKGGRLKKLKEVNKHEIVEGVTEDYMERRVQTLLSYVKQHSPYYKEHPEWTKLEDFPVMTKGDFIEHYDEVLVDCVREQGNLYRLSTSGSTGTPFTVLCDGDKMSRVNMNFISCMELNGFRMGMKRGEFRAWIKGKNTISKWKSFKNNLIMVDISNMGDESLDKICRDIEKKKIQVLVTYSSALTALTQYIRKTGRDISRWSVEMVFSMGEALPQETYDLTKELFGFSPVRSYGNNENGFIAIQLDEDPEYTVDLYNFYPEILKLDSDEPAEPGELGRIVVTDYYNKTFPMVRYDTGDTGKMRVYYDKNGRVHAKYTEIYGRRGSLMYNTKGEPLSIHVFMNTLLKFEGTVYQAKCIQWGEKDYELLVNADRSRLDETELLAAYRHYLGEDAELRITYVDQIPIQASGKFMVCENKWNGRKQA is encoded by the coding sequence ATGCAGACAGGTGAAGTTTTAAGAAGAGAGGTATTTAATCTTCTTGACGCTGCAAAGGGCGGCAGACTGAAAAAATTAAAAGAAGTCAATAAACATGAAATTGTTGAGGGTGTAACAGAAGATTATATGGAAAGAAGAGTACAGACACTTCTTTCTTATGTAAAACAGCACTCTCCTTATTATAAAGAACATCCGGAATGGACGAAACTGGAAGATTTTCCGGTCATGACAAAAGGTGACTTTATCGAACATTATGATGAGGTGCTGGTGGATTGTGTCAGAGAACAAGGAAATCTCTACAGGCTCAGTACCAGTGGTTCTACAGGAACTCCGTTTACAGTACTCTGTGACGGAGATAAAATGAGCCGTGTAAATATGAACTTTATCTCCTGCATGGAACTGAATGGCTTTCGTATGGGAATGAAACGTGGAGAATTTCGTGCGTGGATAAAAGGAAAAAATACGATCAGTAAGTGGAAATCTTTTAAAAATAATCTGATCATGGTGGATATTTCCAATATGGGAGATGAGTCACTGGATAAAATCTGCCGTGATATTGAGAAGAAGAAGATTCAGGTTCTGGTTACGTATTCCAGTGCACTGACGGCGTTGACTCAGTATATCAGAAAAACAGGAAGAGATATCAGCCGCTGGTCTGTTGAAATGGTATTTTCCATGGGAGAAGCACTTCCGCAGGAAACTTATGATCTTACAAAAGAGCTGTTCGGATTTTCTCCGGTACGGTCCTATGGAAATAATGAAAATGGCTTTATTGCGATCCAGCTTGATGAGGATCCGGAATATACGGTTGACCTGTATAATTTTTATCCGGAGATTCTGAAACTGGATTCCGATGAACCGGCGGAGCCGGGAGAACTGGGAAGAATCGTTGTGACAGATTATTATAATAAAACGTTTCCAATGGTTCGTTATGATACCGGTGACACAGGGAAAATGCGTGTATATTATGACAAGAACGGCCGGGTGCATGCAAAATATACAGAGATTTATGGACGCCGCGGTTCTCTTATGTATAACACAAAAGGTGAGCCGCTATCAATTCACGTTTTTATGAATACACTGCTGAAGTTCGAAGGAACTGTTTACCAGGCAAAATGTATCCAGTGGGGAGAAAAAGACTATGAACTGTTGGTGAATGCGGACCGTTCCAGACTGGACGAAACAGAACTTCTCGCAGCATACCGACATTACCTGGGTGAAGACGCAGAGCTTCGGATCACCTATGTGGACCAGATCCCGATTCAGGCATCCGGTAAATTTATGGTCTGTGAAAATAAATGGAATGGAAGGAAGCAGGCATAA